In the Methanothermobacter marburgensis str. Marburg genome, TATATACTGGTTTTCCTGAAACATTATATAACGTTATGATTTATGAGAGGGTGAGAGATGCTTTACATAATTGGACTTGGACTTTACGATGAAAATGACATATCAGTTAAGGGCCTGAAGGCCTTAAAGGCCTGCAGCAGGGTTTACGCTGAATTCTACACTGCAATCCTTCAGGGTGCCAGTTTATCTGCAATTGAGGAGTTAACCGGTAAGGATATAGATATACTGCGCAGGGAGGAAATTGAGGAGGAAAGGATACCACTTCTTGAGGCAGAAAAATCCGATGTGGCACTCCTTGTCCCGGGGGACCCCCTCGTTGCAACCACACATACAGAACTGATCCTGGACGCAAGGAGGAGGGGCATAGAGACAAGGGTCATTCATGCATCATCAATAATATCCGCTGCACCGGGCCTTGCAGGGCTGCAGGCCTACAAATTCGGGAGGATAATTACGGTACCATTCACATCAGAAAATTACTTCCCAACATCCCCCTACGTTAATATAAGGGATAACCTTGAGAGGGATTCCCATTCACTGGTGCTCCTGGATATAGAGGCCCATAAAAGGAGGTACATGACTGCAAATGAGGGCCTTGAATACCTGCTGCGGGCATCAGAGAAACTTGGTGATGACACAATCAATGAAAAGACCCTGGCAGTTGTAATTGCAAGGGCAGGTTCTGAAAGACCCCTTGTGAGGGCTGATGCAATATCCTCACTTATTAAGGAGGACTTTGGGGATCCACTTCACTGTCTTGTTGTCCCCGGCGCACTCCACTTCATCGAGGCCGAGTACCTTGTTGAGGTTGCAGGCGCGCCCCGCTCCATTGTGGAGGGGATGATAATCTGATTACCTTAGGAGGTATTCGCACTTTTCAACGTTTTGCAGGGGTATTATTATCTCCCTTTTACCGAACTCCCTCTCAGAGAAGCTCACCAGTATAAAGCACTTCTCCTTATCAACCTTTATATTTTCCACCCCAAACTCACCCCTCTTGAAGTGGTGTACCGTGCCATTTGTCATGGTGAGCTCCATCTTTTCTATCATATTAAGACACCATTTAATAATTCTCTCCCGGCACCTATTTATAAATGCCTTCGGGATCCGAACATCACTTTTTAAAGCACTGTAATGATGCTCTTCATTGGCGATCCAGTTTGATCATGTTGGTTA is a window encoding:
- the dph5 gene encoding diphthine synthase produces the protein MLYIIGLGLYDENDISVKGLKALKACSRVYAEFYTAILQGASLSAIEELTGKDIDILRREEIEEERIPLLEAEKSDVALLVPGDPLVATTHTELILDARRRGIETRVIHASSIISAAPGLAGLQAYKFGRIITVPFTSENYFPTSPYVNIRDNLERDSHSLVLLDIEAHKRRYMTANEGLEYLLRASEKLGDDTINEKTLAVVIARAGSERPLVRADAISSLIKEDFGDPLHCLVVPGALHFIEAEYLVEVAGAPRSIVEGMII